The genome window TGACGCGCGTCATCGTCCCGATCAACTCGCAGCCCTTCGATCTGGACGGCGACGGCGACCTCGACGTCATCGGCGGCTCGCGCATGGAGCAGCGGATCTTCTGGTTCGAGAACGTGACCACGGACGAGATCGCGTTCGTCGAGCACCGCATCGACATCGAGCCCGAGGCGGTCGTCACCGGCTTCAACATGGAGTTCGTGGACCTGAGCGGCGACGGCCGCATCGACATCGCCATTCGCGACGAGCGCAACGGCCTGTCGTGGCTGGAGCAGCCGGCCGACTTCGCCGACGCATGGGGGCTGCACGTCATCGGCGACCTGACGCCCGACCGGCTGGTCGGCTTCGCGCTGACGGACATCAACGACGACGGGCGTCTCGACGCCTTCTCCGGCGCCTACAGCCAGGCCCCGCGCGACGTCGACGCGACCGAGCTGTCCCCGGCGCACCGCGCCGGCCGCCTCGCGTGGTTCGAGCAGCCCGAGGACCCGACCGGCGCCTGGACCCGCCACGACGTGTCGCGGCGCGTGCGCGGCATGTTCGACAAGTTCCTCGTTCGCGACATGGACGGCGACGGCGACGGCGACTTCATCGGTACCCGCGGCAACTCGATCCCCTACGACGGCGTGTTCTGGCTGGAGCAGGTGCGCAGCGCCGAGCCGCTGCCGGCCTTCGACCAGGCGCGGGAGCAGGAGAGCCGCCAGCTTCCGCTGCCGGAGTAGGTGGGGCGGGAGAGGCCTCAGACGAGTTCCTCCACGATGCAGGGATCGCATCGAAGCAGCCATCTGTCTTGAAGTTTGCGGCACGCAACGAAGCGACCTACCGAAGATAGCTGGCTCATGCCCGACCCGCTGCAGGGTATCCGCGTCCTCGACTTCGGCCGCTTCATCGCGGGGCCGTTCTGCGCGGCGCTGCTCGCCGATCTGGGCGCCGACGTGATTCGGGTCGAGAAGGTGCGGGGCGGGGAAGACCGCTTTCTCATGCCGGTGACCGAGGCCGGCGACGGGGCCTACTACCTGCAGGTGAACCGCGGCAAGCGTGGGATGACCCTGAATCCGCGCACGCCGGAGGGGCGGCACGTGCTCCAGCGGCTGGTGGCGCAGACCGACGTCGTCGTGGCGAACCTGCCGGATGCCGCGCTGAGGGCGCTCGGTCTGGACTACGACGCGCTGACGGCCGTCAGGCCGGACGTGATCCTCACGAGCGTGTCGGCGTTCGGGGCCGGCGGCCCGTCTTCCCACCGGCTGGGGTTCGACGGGATCGGGCAGGCGATGTCCGGCATCATGTATCTCTCCGGCCGCCCCGGCGAGCCGACCAAGGCCTATTGCCCCTATGTCGACTTCACGACCGCGCTGGTGGCGACGGTGGGCACGCTCGCGGCGTTGATGGTGCGGCACGACACCGGTCAGGGGCAGCAGGTCCGGGCGTCATTGCTCGCCTCGGCGCTCACCATCGCCAACGGCATGCTGATGGAGCAGGCGATGATCCGGCCGGACCGGGTGGCGACCGGCAACCGCAGCCAGACGCAGGGGCCGTCCGACGCCTTCCGCACCCGCGACGGCTGGGTGCTGGTGCAGTGCATCGGGCAGCCGCTGTTCCGGCGCTGGGCGGCGCTCATCGGCGAGCCGCACTGGCTCGACGACCCCCGCTTCGCCGACGACCGGTCGCGCGGCGACAACGGCGCGGCGATCAGCGAGCGGATGGCCGCCTGGTGCGGAGAGCGGACGACGGAGGAGGCGCTTGCCGCCCTCGACGCGGCGCGCATTCCTGCCGGGCCGGTGCTCTCGCCGCAACAGGTGCTCGACGATGCGCACGTGCAGGCCGTCGGCTTTCTGCGGTCCGTGGCCTCTCCCGGCGCCGACGTCGAGGCGCCGTTGGCGGAAACGCCGTTCACCCTGTCGGCGGCGCCGGCCGGCATTCGGGGCGGCGCCCCCGCGCTCGGCGAGCACACCGACGCCATCCTGGAAGATCTGGGCTACTCGCCCCCGGCGATCGCGGCCCTCCACGAGCGGGGCGTCATCTGACCGCGCGCCACTATACTTGCGCGCGATGAATTCGATGCCCGACAACGGCGGCGGCGCGGTGCTCGTGCTGTCTTGCTCGCTCAACCCCGCCAGCCGCTCGCACGCGCTGGCCGTCGCCGCGGGCGAGGCGCTGGCCGCCATCGGAGCTTCCCACGAACTGCTCGATCTGCGCGAGTGGGACATGCCGATCTGCGACGGGAAGGCCTGCTACGACCACCCGTCCATCGGCCCGGTCACCGAGCGGGTCGCCGCCGCCGCGGCCGTCCTGATCGCCTCGCCGGTCTACAACTACGACCTGAACGCGGCGGCGAAGAACTTCGTGGAGCTGACCGGGCAGGCCTGGGGGGGGAAGCCGGTCGGGTTTCTCTGCGCGGCCGGCGGGCACCGGAGCTACATGTCGCCCATCGGACTCGCCAACAGCCTGATGTTCGATTTCCGCTGCCACATCGTGCCGCGCTACGTTTACGCGACGAAGGACGACTTCACCGCGCCCGGCGCGCCGTCGCCGGAACTGGCCGGACGCATCCGGCAGCTCGCGCAGGCAACGGTCGATCTGGCCGCCGCGCTGCGTTGGGTGGCGGGCCTGCGCACCCAGGCAGTCTGA of Acidobacteriota bacterium contains these proteins:
- a CDS encoding CoA transferase — its product is MPDPLQGIRVLDFGRFIAGPFCAALLADLGADVIRVEKVRGGEDRFLMPVTEAGDGAYYLQVNRGKRGMTLNPRTPEGRHVLQRLVAQTDVVVANLPDAALRALGLDYDALTAVRPDVILTSVSAFGAGGPSSHRLGFDGIGQAMSGIMYLSGRPGEPTKAYCPYVDFTTALVATVGTLAALMVRHDTGQGQQVRASLLASALTIANGMLMEQAMIRPDRVATGNRSQTQGPSDAFRTRDGWVLVQCIGQPLFRRWAALIGEPHWLDDPRFADDRSRGDNGAAISERMAAWCGERTTEEALAALDAARIPAGPVLSPQQVLDDAHVQAVGFLRSVASPGADVEAPLAETPFTLSAAPAGIRGGAPALGEHTDAILEDLGYSPPAIAALHERGVI
- a CDS encoding NADPH-dependent oxidoreductase, with product MPDNGGGAVLVLSCSLNPASRSHALAVAAGEALAAIGASHELLDLREWDMPICDGKACYDHPSIGPVTERVAAAAAVLIASPVYNYDLNAAAKNFVELTGQAWGGKPVGFLCAAGGHRSYMSPIGLANSLMFDFRCHIVPRYVYATKDDFTAPGAPSPELAGRIRQLAQATVDLAAALRWVAGLRTQAV